A genomic stretch from Kribbella amoyensis includes:
- a CDS encoding DUF2330 domain-containing protein, whose product MKWIRGIVALLLIALLPAVSPAWACACGGYLPDAGSRARAQGENALVRFDGRTEEIVLSMAIRGSSKKAAWIMPVPAASEVTLGQERTFDRLVSLTRPKVVERKTYWPFRDLGILGSGDGAGAPPKVYAGVDVRGQMVLGPFEVARLGGTSATAVTDWLRTNGYVVPAGLAENLTPYLSEKWEIVAVKLAPKEASGTMSGATPPLRLSFPSTKIVYPMRLSKGASTAQTVTVYVAAPYRVDASELPDPAVQPELLFAGKVGNSSLAELGGSTSFLTAYSVKYSEPSRITNDFLFAQAPSNDEYQRITYVTRNDGLWSTIGVLVGGLLLLGLGAALIARVKLRRARR is encoded by the coding sequence GTGAAGTGGATCCGCGGAATCGTCGCGTTGCTGCTGATCGCACTGCTGCCCGCGGTGAGTCCCGCCTGGGCCTGCGCGTGCGGGGGCTACCTGCCCGACGCCGGATCGCGGGCCCGGGCGCAGGGCGAGAACGCGCTGGTCCGGTTCGACGGACGGACCGAGGAGATCGTGCTGTCGATGGCGATCCGGGGTTCGTCGAAGAAGGCGGCCTGGATCATGCCGGTCCCGGCGGCCTCCGAGGTGACGCTGGGCCAGGAGCGCACGTTCGACCGGCTGGTCTCGCTGACCCGGCCGAAGGTGGTCGAGCGCAAGACGTACTGGCCGTTCCGCGACCTCGGCATCCTGGGCAGCGGGGACGGGGCCGGCGCACCGCCCAAGGTGTACGCCGGGGTCGACGTACGCGGGCAGATGGTGCTCGGCCCGTTCGAGGTGGCCCGGCTCGGTGGGACCAGCGCGACGGCCGTGACCGACTGGCTGCGCACCAACGGGTACGTGGTCCCGGCCGGGCTCGCGGAGAACCTCACGCCGTACCTCTCCGAGAAGTGGGAGATCGTCGCGGTCAAGCTGGCGCCGAAGGAGGCGAGTGGCACGATGTCGGGCGCGACCCCGCCGCTGCGGTTGTCGTTCCCGTCCACGAAGATCGTGTACCCGATGCGGCTGAGCAAGGGCGCGTCCACGGCGCAGACGGTCACCGTGTACGTCGCTGCGCCGTACCGGGTGGACGCGAGTGAGCTCCCTGATCCCGCGGTCCAGCCCGAGCTGCTGTTCGCCGGCAAGGTCGGCAACTCGTCGCTCGCCGAGCTCGGCGGATCCACCTCGTTCCTTACCGCGTACTCGGTGAAGTACTCGGAACCGTCGCGGATCACGAACGACTTCCTCTTCGCCCAGGCACCGTCGAACGACGAGTACCAGCGGATCACCTACGTCACCCGCAACGACGGCCTCTGGAGCACGATCGGCGTCCTCGTCGGTGGGCTGCTGTTGCTCGGACTCGGCGCCGCCCTGATCGCCCGGGTCAAGCTGCGTCGTGCTCGTCGCTGA
- a CDS encoding shikimate dehydrogenase, translated as MVRRAPGTLLMTRCAVLGSPIAHSLSPVMHRAAYAELGLDWRYDAFEVAEDELRDFLATLGDDVRGLSLTMPLKRVALELADTVDPVAELIGAANTMLFEPDGSRSVHNTDVPGLVAAFAERGITAAESAVVLGGGATAASTLAALRGMQVSEVTLVVRSVAKAERLLDLAAELGLKTSVADFGQVEQIGGFDLCVSTVPGGAVDPWAEHFAAVAPVVFDVAYHPWPTQLAIAAHRIGTELLNGLDLLVHQATLQVEMMTGRSPAPLAAMRSAAREELVDREPH; from the coding sequence GTGGTGCGCCGCGCACCCGGGACGCTGCTGATGACCCGCTGCGCCGTGCTGGGCAGCCCGATCGCGCACTCGCTGTCCCCGGTGATGCACCGCGCCGCGTACGCCGAGCTCGGGCTGGACTGGCGGTACGACGCGTTCGAGGTGGCCGAGGACGAGTTGCGCGACTTCCTGGCCACACTCGGCGACGACGTCCGCGGATTGTCGTTGACGATGCCGTTGAAGCGGGTCGCGTTGGAGCTGGCCGACACCGTCGACCCGGTGGCCGAGCTGATCGGTGCGGCGAACACGATGCTGTTCGAGCCGGACGGCTCCCGATCGGTCCACAACACCGACGTACCGGGGCTGGTTGCCGCGTTCGCGGAGCGCGGGATCACGGCGGCGGAGAGCGCGGTCGTCCTCGGCGGCGGCGCGACGGCGGCGTCCACGTTGGCCGCGTTGCGCGGGATGCAGGTCAGCGAGGTCACGCTGGTGGTCCGGTCCGTCGCGAAGGCGGAGCGACTGCTCGATCTCGCGGCCGAGCTAGGCCTGAAGACGTCGGTGGCGGACTTCGGCCAGGTCGAGCAGATCGGCGGCTTCGACCTGTGCGTCTCCACGGTGCCGGGTGGTGCGGTCGATCCGTGGGCCGAGCACTTCGCCGCGGTCGCGCCGGTCGTGTTCGACGTGGCGTACCACCCGTGGCCGACGCAGCTCGCGATCGCGGCGCACCGGATCGGTACAGAGCTGTTGAACGGCCTTGATCTGCTTGTGCATCAGGCGACTCTCCAGGTGGAGATGATGACGGGTAGGTCGCCTGCTCCTCTGGCGGCCATGAGGTCCGCCGCGCGTGAGGAGCTCGTCGATCGTGAGCCGCATTGA
- the alaS gene encoding alanine--tRNA ligase → METSEIRRRFLQYFEDRGHTVVPSAPLPSPDPNLLFNVAGMAQFVPYFVGQQTPPYPRATSVQKCVRTLDIEEVGKTTRHGTFFQMNGNFSFGDYFKDKAIEYAWDLVTKPQSEGGYGFDESVLYASVYYEDDEAIELWKRIAGLPDDRIVRLGMKDNFWSMGIPGPCGPCSEILIDRGPEFGADRDWEAGDRYLEFWNLVFMQNIRGEGGGKEGYPILGELPKKNIDTGLGLERVAFLLQGVDNMYEIDEIYPVIEKASELSGRKYGSDQTDDVRFRVIADHVRSALMLIGDGVTPGNEQGGYVLRRLLRRAIRSMRLLGYEDPALVELLPTTLEQMKKSYPELEQDFGRISQVAYAEEDAFRRTLTAGTSIFDVAVRQTKSEGGAQLAGAKAFQLHDTYGFPIDLTVEMAAEQGLQVDTDGFRTLMTEQRERAKADARAKKMGHADTSGYRELREKGSTEFTGYSELATDSQVRGVLRDGAVAAAAEQGETVEVVLEKTPFYAESGGQIADEGLIVADGAKLQVLDVQRPVKGLIVHKVKVLEGTVRPGLDVHAQVDHEWRVSACQAHSGTHVVHAALRQVLGPNALQSGSYNKPGYLRLDFAWSSSLDQATRSEIEEVANLAVRQDLPVSAQYMTLPEARDWGALALFGETYDETVRVVEIGGPWSRELCGGTHVKHSSQVGALTVTSESSVGAGVRRLEAFVGMDALRYLGKERALVRLLSENLKTRPEELPAKVADLSERLRAAEKELEKVRAGQVLAAAAQLAAEPKDVFGVAYVGHRAPDGVNGGDLRKLALDIRGRMAADKPAVVAVLSVNDGKPGVVVALNDTAREWRLKAGDLVRIAAEQLGGRGGGKDDVAQGGGTDAAGADAALSAVEHHVGQLVTG, encoded by the coding sequence ATGGAAACCAGTGAGATCAGGCGGCGGTTCCTGCAGTACTTCGAGGACCGCGGCCACACGGTGGTCCCAAGCGCGCCTCTGCCGTCGCCGGACCCGAACCTGCTCTTCAACGTGGCCGGGATGGCCCAGTTCGTGCCGTACTTCGTCGGCCAGCAGACCCCGCCGTACCCGCGGGCGACCAGCGTGCAGAAGTGTGTCCGCACCCTCGACATCGAAGAGGTCGGCAAGACCACCCGGCACGGCACGTTCTTCCAGATGAACGGCAACTTCTCGTTCGGCGACTACTTCAAGGACAAGGCGATCGAGTACGCCTGGGACCTGGTCACCAAGCCGCAGAGCGAGGGCGGGTACGGCTTCGACGAGTCGGTCCTGTACGCCTCGGTGTACTACGAGGACGACGAGGCGATCGAGCTGTGGAAGCGGATCGCCGGCCTGCCCGACGACCGGATCGTGCGGCTCGGGATGAAGGACAACTTCTGGTCGATGGGGATCCCCGGTCCGTGCGGACCGTGCTCGGAGATCCTGATCGACCGGGGCCCGGAGTTCGGCGCGGACCGGGACTGGGAGGCGGGCGACCGCTACCTGGAGTTCTGGAACCTGGTCTTCATGCAGAACATCCGCGGCGAGGGTGGCGGCAAGGAGGGCTACCCGATCCTCGGTGAGCTGCCGAAGAAGAACATCGACACCGGTCTCGGCCTCGAGCGCGTCGCGTTCCTGCTGCAGGGCGTCGACAACATGTACGAGATCGACGAGATCTACCCGGTGATCGAGAAGGCGTCGGAGCTGAGCGGCCGCAAGTACGGCAGCGACCAGACCGACGACGTCCGGTTCCGGGTCATCGCCGATCACGTCCGCAGCGCGCTGATGCTGATCGGCGACGGCGTCACCCCGGGCAACGAGCAGGGCGGGTACGTCCTGCGCCGGCTGCTCCGCCGGGCGATCCGCTCGATGCGCCTGCTCGGGTACGAGGACCCCGCGCTGGTCGAGCTGCTGCCGACCACGCTGGAGCAGATGAAGAAGTCGTACCCCGAGCTGGAGCAGGACTTCGGCCGGATCAGCCAGGTCGCGTACGCCGAGGAGGACGCGTTCCGGCGCACCCTGACGGCCGGCACCAGCATCTTCGACGTGGCGGTGCGGCAGACCAAGTCCGAGGGCGGCGCGCAGCTGGCCGGCGCGAAGGCGTTCCAGCTGCACGACACCTACGGCTTCCCGATCGACCTCACCGTCGAGATGGCGGCCGAGCAGGGGCTGCAGGTCGACACCGACGGCTTCCGCACCCTGATGACCGAGCAGCGCGAGCGGGCCAAGGCCGACGCGCGGGCCAAGAAGATGGGCCACGCGGACACGTCCGGCTACCGCGAGCTGCGGGAGAAGGGCAGCACCGAGTTCACCGGGTACTCCGAGCTCGCCACCGATTCGCAGGTCCGCGGTGTCTTGCGCGACGGCGCGGTCGCGGCGGCCGCCGAGCAGGGCGAGACCGTCGAGGTCGTGCTGGAGAAGACCCCGTTCTACGCCGAGTCCGGTGGCCAGATCGCGGACGAGGGCCTGATCGTCGCCGACGGCGCGAAGCTGCAGGTGCTGGACGTGCAGCGACCGGTCAAGGGCCTGATCGTGCACAAGGTCAAGGTGCTCGAGGGCACCGTCCGGCCGGGGCTCGACGTGCACGCGCAGGTCGACCACGAGTGGCGGGTCTCGGCCTGCCAGGCGCACTCCGGGACGCACGTCGTGCACGCGGCGCTACGCCAGGTGCTCGGCCCGAACGCCCTGCAGAGCGGTTCGTACAACAAGCCCGGCTACCTGCGGCTCGACTTCGCGTGGTCGTCCTCGCTGGACCAGGCCACCCGCAGCGAGATCGAAGAGGTCGCGAACCTCGCGGTGCGCCAGGACCTGCCGGTCTCCGCGCAGTACATGACGCTCCCGGAGGCCCGGGACTGGGGCGCGCTGGCGCTGTTCGGCGAGACGTACGACGAGACCGTGCGCGTCGTCGAGATCGGCGGCCCCTGGTCGCGTGAGCTCTGCGGTGGCACGCATGTGAAGCACTCGTCCCAGGTCGGCGCGCTGACCGTCACGAGTGAGTCGTCGGTCGGCGCCGGGGTGCGCCGGCTGGAGGCGTTCGTCGGGATGGACGCCCTGCGGTACCTGGGCAAGGAGCGCGCGCTGGTCCGGCTGCTCAGCGAGAACCTGAAGACCCGGCCGGAGGAGCTGCCCGCGAAGGTCGCCGACCTGTCCGAGCGGCTGCGGGCGGCCGAGAAGGAGCTGGAGAAGGTCCGGGCCGGTCAGGTCCTGGCCGCCGCGGCCCAGCTGGCGGCGGAGCCGAAGGACGTCTTCGGGGTCGCGTACGTCGGCCACCGCGCGCCCGACGGCGTGAACGGCGGCGACCTGCGCAAGCTGGCCCTCGACATCCGCGGCCGGATGGCGGCGGACAAGCCGGCCGTGGTCGCGGTCCTGAGCGTCAACGACGGCAAGCCCGGCGTCGTGGTCGCGCTGAACGACACGGCCCGGGAATGGCGGCTGAAGGCCGGCGACCTGGTCCGGATCGCGGCCGAGCAGCTCGGCGGCCGGGGCGGCGGCAAGGACGACGTCGCGCAGGGTGGCGGGACCGACGCGGCCGGTGCCGACGCCGCGCTGTCCGCGGTTGAACACCACGTCGGTCAGCTCGTCACCGGCTGA
- a CDS encoding replication-associated recombination protein A, producing MTEGLFDLPGASAPARGGGSLADMDHTAAPLAVRMRPRSLDELVGQQHLLAPGSPLRRLVEGDQPMSLLLWGPPGTGKTTIAAVVSHQTNRKFVELSAVTAGVKDVRQVIDGARHALNRSGGTSETVLFIDEVHRFTKAQQDALLPGVENRWVTLVAATTENPFFSVISPLLSRSLLLTLESLTDDDIAVLLDRALADERGLAGEFALAPDAKDHLLRMAGGDARRALTYLEAAAGGAKAKLTEDGDGPAEIDLKTLETAVDRAAVRYDRAGDQHYDVASALIKSIRGSDVDAAMHYLARMIEAGEDPRFIARRLVISASEDIGMGDPTALGVAVAAAEAVQFIGMPEARINLAQAVVALALAPKSNAVITAIDAAIADVKAGKVGPVPPHLRDAHYAGAKKIGHGSTYQYSHNDPRGVVPQQYAPDVVDRTDYYRPTRRGGEASYADRVDALRKILRDRD from the coding sequence GTGACCGAAGGCTTGTTCGATCTTCCTGGGGCATCCGCTCCTGCTCGTGGGGGCGGGAGCTTGGCCGACATGGACCACACCGCCGCTCCGTTGGCGGTGCGGATGCGGCCCCGGAGCCTCGACGAGCTGGTCGGCCAGCAGCACCTGCTGGCTCCTGGATCTCCGTTGCGCCGGTTGGTAGAGGGTGATCAGCCGATGTCCCTGTTGCTCTGGGGGCCTCCCGGGACCGGCAAGACCACGATCGCGGCCGTCGTCTCGCATCAGACCAACCGCAAGTTCGTCGAGCTCTCCGCCGTCACCGCCGGCGTCAAGGACGTACGCCAGGTGATCGACGGGGCACGGCACGCGCTCAACCGGTCGGGCGGGACGAGCGAGACCGTGCTGTTCATCGACGAGGTGCACCGCTTCACCAAGGCGCAGCAGGACGCATTGCTCCCCGGGGTCGAGAATCGCTGGGTCACCCTCGTCGCCGCCACCACCGAGAATCCGTTCTTCTCGGTGATCTCCCCGTTGCTCTCGCGATCCCTCCTGCTGACGCTGGAGTCGCTCACCGACGACGACATCGCCGTACTGCTCGACCGCGCGCTCGCCGACGAACGCGGCCTCGCGGGGGAGTTCGCGCTCGCCCCGGACGCCAAGGATCACCTGCTCCGGATGGCCGGTGGGGACGCGCGCCGGGCGCTGACGTATCTCGAGGCCGCGGCCGGTGGTGCGAAGGCAAAGCTCACCGAGGACGGCGACGGCCCGGCCGAGATCGACCTGAAGACGCTAGAGACCGCGGTCGACCGAGCGGCCGTTCGGTACGACCGGGCCGGGGATCAGCACTACGACGTCGCATCCGCGTTGATCAAGTCGATCCGCGGTTCGGATGTCGACGCGGCGATGCACTACCTGGCAAGGATGATCGAGGCGGGGGAGGATCCGCGGTTCATCGCTCGCCGGCTCGTCATCTCGGCCAGCGAGGACATCGGGATGGGGGACCCGACCGCACTCGGGGTCGCGGTGGCCGCGGCCGAGGCGGTGCAGTTCATCGGGATGCCGGAGGCCCGGATCAACCTCGCGCAGGCCGTCGTCGCACTCGCCCTGGCGCCGAAGTCGAACGCCGTCATCACCGCGATCGACGCCGCCATCGCCGACGTGAAGGCGGGCAAGGTCGGCCCGGTTCCACCGCATCTGCGCGACGCCCACTACGCCGGCGCGAAGAAGATCGGCCACGGATCGACCTACCAGTACTCGCACAACGATCCGCGCGGCGTCGTCCCGCAGCAGTACGCGCCCGACGTCGTGGACCGGACCGACTACTACCGGCCGACCCGGCGCGGTGGCGAGGCGTCGTACGCCGATCGCGTGGACGCTCTCCGCAAGATCCTCCGCGACCGGGACTGA
- the ruvX gene encoding Holliday junction resolvase RuvX — MRRGVRVALDIGDARIGVASSDPHGILATPVETVRRGAGDLDRIVTLVADLEAFEIVVGLPRSLNGGEGPAAARIRQTAELVQEKVRVNSPDLAIRLVDERFTTVTAERMLRERGKKGSKRRAVVDQAAAVVILQHALDFERETGNPPGRPL; from the coding sequence ATGCGGCGCGGAGTGCGGGTGGCTCTGGACATCGGCGATGCCCGGATCGGAGTCGCGAGCAGTGATCCGCACGGGATCCTCGCGACTCCGGTCGAAACGGTCCGGCGGGGTGCCGGGGACCTTGACCGAATCGTTACGCTCGTAGCCGATCTCGAAGCTTTCGAGATCGTCGTCGGGCTTCCTCGTTCGTTGAACGGAGGGGAGGGCCCGGCGGCGGCCCGGATCCGCCAGACGGCGGAGCTGGTCCAGGAGAAGGTCCGGGTGAACAGCCCGGACCTGGCGATCCGGCTGGTGGACGAACGGTTCACCACCGTGACCGCCGAACGGATGCTGCGGGAACGGGGAAAGAAGGGCTCCAAGCGACGGGCCGTGGTCGACCAGGCCGCGGCGGTCGTGATTCTGCAACACGCGCTGGACTTCGAGCGGGAGACCGGCAACCCACCCGGGAGGCCCCTGTGA
- a CDS encoding DUF6167 family protein, with protein sequence MIRRILWFVIGTAVGVYAVTRLKKRAQVLAPESVQASAEKVAAAIRHFGDEVRAGMAERETELRTALGIDTEAANDREDDR encoded by the coding sequence GTGATCAGGCGGATCCTCTGGTTCGTCATCGGTACCGCGGTCGGCGTCTACGCCGTGACCCGGTTGAAGAAGCGGGCCCAGGTGCTCGCACCGGAGAGTGTGCAGGCCTCGGCGGAGAAGGTCGCCGCGGCGATCCGGCACTTCGGTGACGAGGTCCGGGCCGGCATGGCCGAGCGGGAGACGGAGCTCAGAACCGCGCTCGGCATCGACACAGAAGCAGCAAACGATCGTGAGGACGACCGGTAA
- the mltG gene encoding endolytic transglycosylase MltG: MNGTSVDDQIDEGDDLNSHLGLRPASRTERRANRRKARARRGLGCFAGLVSLLVVGALVAGLVIGYGKGRDYLEQLFSAPDFTGDGTTAVTVEISKGQSSQSIADTLEKKGVVKSAKAFERAARDEPKSRSIQAATYTLRKEMSAKAALALMLDPAKSVLVQRIGFVSGSTKADVVRQLQASKALKLPSGAAEAALAKPWSLGLPSYAKNNPEGFLYPGTYDVPKGATAYTILKLMTGQFARTQAELRLPQVAQGKGLDPYQAVIVASIISAETNRAEDYPKVARVIYNRMQRKMRLQMDSTVHYVVGKDGGVFTSDEQRNIDSPYNTYKYRGLPPTPINSPGKDTLRAALAPAQGNWLYFTLVDLDTGETAFASTADEHQANVRKLQAWCAAHPGRC, encoded by the coding sequence GTGAACGGAACATCGGTGGACGACCAGATCGACGAGGGCGACGACCTCAATTCGCACCTCGGCCTGCGGCCGGCCAGCCGGACCGAACGGCGGGCGAACCGCCGGAAGGCGCGGGCGCGGCGCGGACTGGGATGTTTCGCCGGCCTGGTCTCGCTGCTCGTCGTCGGGGCGCTGGTGGCCGGCCTGGTGATCGGCTACGGCAAGGGCCGCGACTACCTGGAGCAGTTGTTCTCCGCGCCCGACTTCACCGGTGACGGCACCACCGCGGTCACGGTCGAGATCAGCAAGGGCCAGAGCTCGCAGTCGATCGCGGACACGCTGGAGAAGAAGGGCGTGGTGAAGTCCGCCAAGGCGTTCGAGCGGGCCGCCCGGGACGAGCCGAAGAGCCGCTCGATCCAGGCCGCGACGTACACCCTGCGCAAGGAGATGTCGGCGAAGGCGGCGCTGGCGCTGATGCTGGACCCGGCCAAGTCGGTGCTGGTGCAGCGGATCGGGTTCGTGTCCGGGTCGACGAAGGCCGACGTGGTCCGGCAGTTGCAGGCGTCCAAGGCGTTGAAGCTGCCGTCCGGCGCGGCCGAGGCGGCGCTGGCCAAGCCGTGGTCGCTCGGCCTGCCCTCGTACGCGAAGAACAACCCGGAGGGCTTCCTGTACCCGGGCACCTACGACGTGCCGAAGGGCGCCACCGCGTACACGATCCTCAAGCTGATGACCGGCCAGTTCGCCAGGACCCAGGCGGAGCTGAGGCTGCCGCAGGTCGCGCAGGGCAAGGGCCTGGATCCGTACCAGGCGGTGATCGTGGCCAGCATCATCTCGGCCGAGACGAACCGGGCCGAGGACTACCCGAAGGTCGCGCGGGTGATCTACAACCGGATGCAGCGCAAGATGCGGCTGCAGATGGACTCCACCGTGCACTACGTGGTCGGCAAGGACGGTGGCGTGTTCACCAGCGACGAGCAGCGCAACATCGACTCGCCGTACAACACGTACAAGTACCGCGGTCTGCCGCCGACGCCGATCAACTCGCCCGGCAAGGACACGCTGCGTGCCGCGCTGGCCCCGGCGCAGGGCAACTGGCTGTACTTCACCCTGGTGGACCTGGACACCGGCGAGACGGCGTTCGCGTCGACGGCCGACGAGCACCAGGCCAACGTCAGGAAGCTGCAGGCGTGGTGCGCCGCGCACCCGGGACGCTGCTGA
- a CDS encoding FAD-dependent oxidoreductase, which yields MSRIDRRSVLKAGGALAATALTGCSTTNPASTKSSAGSLAVAGPDWAGFSRGLDGTLYRPGDTGYAASHQLFNPRFDSVNPAGVVRAASVNDVREAIVFARNNKLVCVPRSGGHSYVGASTIANGLVIDVTALRGITYANNAVQIGAGAKLYDVHVALDRYGRSLPTGTCPTVGVAGLALGGGMGIHTRTYGLTSDRILSMQVVTADGGVRTAGPTQNADLYWALRGGGGGNLGIVTSFRLATIGAGKLGFFRLSWPESKAAAVLQGWQRFAKEAPYTAWANLHVTAESNGTLSIHAVGVSTTGSAAAAAAQLESLAGTKATGRTVTVKTHMEAVRYLGGGSTSPRTGFLAGSDVLRGPLDATTGTALIGVVKAAARAKVAGSAILDPLGGQAAKEPPGGSAWPWRSALGVVQWYAGLPTPPSTAALRAAQNFVSSGHRAIAKTSAGGYVNYVEAGRSVNSYYGANLGRLHAVKQKYDPANFFHTSYTLN from the coding sequence GTGAGCCGCATTGACCGCCGTTCCGTCCTGAAGGCCGGTGGCGCACTGGCCGCCACCGCGCTCACCGGCTGCTCCACCACCAACCCCGCGAGTACCAAGTCGTCGGCCGGCAGCTTGGCTGTGGCGGGTCCGGATTGGGCCGGGTTCTCCCGTGGTCTCGACGGCACGCTGTATCGCCCGGGCGACACCGGGTACGCCGCGTCGCACCAGCTCTTCAACCCGCGCTTCGACTCGGTGAACCCGGCCGGCGTGGTCCGGGCCGCCTCGGTGAACGACGTCCGTGAGGCCATCGTCTTCGCCCGGAACAACAAGCTGGTCTGCGTACCGAGAAGCGGCGGCCACTCGTACGTCGGCGCGTCCACGATCGCGAACGGCCTCGTCATCGACGTCACCGCGCTCCGCGGCATCACGTACGCGAACAACGCGGTCCAGATCGGCGCCGGCGCCAAGCTGTACGACGTCCACGTGGCGCTCGACCGGTACGGGCGCTCCCTGCCGACCGGGACGTGCCCGACCGTCGGCGTCGCGGGACTCGCGCTCGGTGGCGGGATGGGCATCCACACCCGGACGTACGGGCTGACCAGCGACCGCATCCTGTCGATGCAGGTGGTCACCGCCGACGGCGGGGTCCGTACCGCCGGCCCGACCCAGAACGCCGACCTGTACTGGGCGTTGCGCGGGGGAGGAGGCGGCAACCTCGGCATCGTCACGTCGTTCCGGCTGGCCACCATCGGCGCCGGCAAGCTCGGCTTCTTCCGATTGAGCTGGCCCGAGTCGAAGGCGGCCGCGGTCCTCCAAGGCTGGCAGCGGTTCGCCAAGGAAGCGCCGTACACCGCCTGGGCCAACCTGCACGTCACCGCGGAGAGCAACGGCACCCTGTCGATCCACGCGGTCGGCGTCTCCACCACCGGCTCGGCCGCGGCCGCCGCTGCCCAGCTGGAGTCGCTCGCGGGGACGAAGGCGACCGGACGAACGGTCACCGTGAAGACCCACATGGAGGCGGTGCGGTACCTCGGCGGCGGCTCGACGAGTCCGCGGACCGGATTCCTCGCCGGCTCCGACGTCCTGCGTGGCCCACTCGACGCGACGACCGGTACGGCGCTGATCGGTGTCGTGAAGGCGGCCGCCCGCGCGAAGGTCGCGGGCTCCGCGATCCTCGATCCGCTCGGGGGTCAGGCCGCGAAGGAACCGCCCGGCGGTTCGGCCTGGCCGTGGCGGTCCGCGCTCGGTGTCGTCCAGTGGTACGCGGGCCTGCCGACGCCCCCGTCGACCGCGGCGCTGCGGGCGGCCCAGAACTTCGTCAGCTCCGGCCACCGCGCGATCGCCAAGACCTCGGCCGGCGGGTACGTGAACTACGTTGAGGCGGGCCGTTCGGTGAACTCGTACTACGGCGCCAACCTCGGCAGGCTGCACGCGGTCAAGCAGAAGTACGACCCGGCGAACTTCTTCCACACCTCCTACACGCTGAACTGA
- a CDS encoding DUF948 domain-containing protein, translating into MSVGEVAGLIAACALLILVGLLAYPILKLGKVLDETRIMVKGVSDSSIPLLGEVTETVSTTNAQLAKVDTITDNATTVTTNAAALASLFAATAGGPLVKAAAFTYGVRRALGESQRRDVSRRVKDEMKAERKARKRGDL; encoded by the coding sequence ATGAGCGTCGGTGAAGTCGCGGGGCTGATAGCGGCCTGCGCGCTGCTCATCCTGGTAGGCCTGCTGGCCTATCCGATCCTGAAGCTGGGCAAGGTGCTGGACGAGACCCGGATCATGGTCAAGGGCGTCTCCGACTCCAGTATCCCGCTGCTCGGCGAGGTGACCGAGACCGTGTCGACGACCAACGCGCAGTTGGCGAAGGTGGACACCATCACCGACAACGCGACCACCGTGACCACCAACGCGGCGGCGCTGGCGTCCTTGTTCGCGGCGACCGCGGGTGGTCCGCTGGTGAAGGCGGCCGCGTTCACGTACGGCGTGCGCCGGGCGCTCGGCGAGAGCCAGCGCCGGGACGTGTCCCGCCGGGTGAAGGACGAGATGAAGGCCGAGCGCAAGGCCCGCAAGCGGGGTGACCTGTGA